CTCTTCAGCAAGCAGGACCTCGTAGGAGCAGCCGATGGCTCTGCGGATGCGGCGTAGGGTTGATATCAGGATCGTTATGGCGCCAGCTTCGATTTTTTGGATTGTGCGGGGGGCCAAATCGGCCGCTTCGGCAAGTTCTTCTTGAGTCAGCCCCGCGAGTTTTCGCTGCAATTGAATATTGGAACCCACAATACTCAGCCAGCGAGAGTCGGTTTGTTTGGCACGTTGGGGGGATGGTTCTTTTTTCACGCCCCATTAGGGCGTATTCAGGGCTTGACTGAACACGACCCAACAGGTCGTTATATGTAAAAATAAATACCCCATCCAATTCGACTCAGGCAACTTCTCGCCTACCTCAACCATGAAACCCCGACAGATCCTTGGGCCTGCATCTGCAGGTTGTTTTTCATCTCGTTGGCATTGACCGCCTATTTACCGATTTCGTCGTCGGTCTCCGCCCGGTCACCCCACGCTGCCCTGGACATCGTGCTAAATCAGGCGGCAATCGTTACGGGTTGGCTCTCTTCGGCCTCGCTCCTACGGAAGACGAGTCTAGCAGACGTTTTTCTTCGGCATTGATCGCGGGAGAGCCTTCACCGAACCACCACCGGATGATGTTTGCTGCATATTCAGTCGGATTGCTGCTCAACGCTCCGCTGCGTCGCTCGATCTCGGAGGCGATGTGTTCGGGCAAGCTTATGGTGTAACGACGCTTCTCTGCCATGCTTGGAAATCTGGCTGTTTCAGAAAAAATGGCACTTGCTTTATTTGAAATCATATGCTTGCAGTAACTTTCATATGCTGCTTACGTTTCGGCGTTGGCTTAAACCTCAACCTTACCCGCAACCCATGAAATCCCTCGCATTGTTTCCATATCATGCCTTCGCATCCCCACGGCGCTACGTCGCAATCGCACTGTTCTGCCAACTGATGCTCTCCGCCCAGCAAACCCAGCCGCCGTCCGTCCGCCCCGCCCTTGCCCCGGACAACGACGAAGTCGTCGTCATGAGCGAGTTTTCGGTCAGCTCCACCAAGGACAAAAATTACGTCGCGTCCGAGTCGATCACGGGCACGCGCGTGGCCGCGAAAATCCGCGACCTGCCGTTTGTCGTCAACGCCGTCACCAGCGAGTTCCTCCTCGACTTCGCCGCGTTCGACATGGACGCCCAGCTCGGCTGGGTCGCCAACATCTCGCCGACTGACATCAACGGCAGCCTCATCCTGCGCGGGTTTGCCAGCACGCCCTACGTGGACGGCTTCCGCCGCCTCGGTCCGCTCGACCTCGTGGACACCGACCGCATCGAAATCATCAAGGGCCCCGCCGCCTCGATCTACGGCCAGACGCTGCCCGGCGGCGTGGTCAACTACACCAGCAAACGCCCCGAAACCAAGCGCCGCCAGCGC
This genomic stretch from Termitidicoccus mucosus harbors:
- a CDS encoding TonB-dependent receptor plug domain-containing protein; this translates as MKSLALFPYHAFASPRRYVAIALFCQLMLSAQQTQPPSVRPALAPDNDEVVVMSEFSVSSTKDKNYVASESITGTRVAAKIRDLPFVVNAVTSEFLLDFAAFDMDAQLGWVANISPTDINGSLILRGFASTPYVDGFRRLGPLDLVDTDRIEIIKGPAASIYGQTLPGGVVNYTSKRPETKRRQRISFAVGNESQFRADLSSTGPVGTSTKFYYLVNLATQRRHYEQDWASQKRHTISAQLMYKPDAKTSLYMKVSGQKSRNNDRQSIPWLKTSTAGFYTDNGGKLGLNADGTPLKYTYPTLSYDAATGAYATATATANLPLKEVVVKYNAAPDDLKKYYDYLENPAAWSAPLALSTALSTTNS
- a CDS encoding helix-turn-helix domain-containing protein; translated protein: MKKEPSPQRAKQTDSRWLSIVGSNIQLQRKLAGLTQEELAEAADLAPRTIQKIEAGAITILISTLRRIRRAIGCSYEVLLAEEK